In Zingiber officinale cultivar Zhangliang chromosome 8B, Zo_v1.1, whole genome shotgun sequence, a single genomic region encodes these proteins:
- the LOC122017036 gene encoding protein EXORDIUM-like 5, giving the protein MELLLPLFFFFFGLLLSFPSFLLAASPFPFSHHHLRLAGSIRSAGAGAALAESKRYEGSSDLVNLRYHMGPVLSSPINLYLVWYGPWTAAQQAPLRDFLLSLSDPSTPPPSVAQWWSTVALYPDQTGANVSRRVAVAAEASLPHLPRGASLTRLSIQLVIADALAARSLPVDHGRGAYIVLTAPGVAVQDFCRAACGFHYFTFPSLVGHTLPYAWVGHSGKQCPDVCAYPFAVPTYMAGSVGAMSPPNGDVGVDGMVSVLAHEMAELSTNPLINAWYAGEDPTAPTEIADLCEGVYGTGGGGGYTGQVSKDEMGRSYNLNGRNGRKFLVQWIWSPIAKACRGPNAMD; this is encoded by the coding sequence ATGGAGTTGCTGCtgcctctctttttcttcttttttggccTCCTCCTTTCCTTCCCTTCCTTCCTCCTCGCTGCTTCTCCTTTCCCCTTTTCCCACCACCACCTCCGCTTGGCCGGAAGCATCAGATCCGCCGGCGCCGGGGCGGCGTTGGCCGAGTCCAAGCGCTACGAGGGTTCCTCCGACCTCGTCAACCTCCGCTACCACATGGGCCCCGTTCTCTCCTCCCCGATCAACCTCTACCTCGTCTGGTACGGTCCGTGGACTGCCGCCCAGCAAGCCCCGCTCCGCGACTTCCTCCTCTCGCTCTCCGATCCTTCCACTCCACCTCCCTCCGTCGCTCAGTGGTGGTCCACCGTCGCGCTCTACCCCGACCAGACCGGCGCCAACGTCTCCCGCCGCGTCGCCGTCGCGGCCGAGGCCTCCCTCCCGCATCTCCCGCGCGGCGCTTCCCTCACCCGGCTTTCCATCCAGCTCGTCATCGCCGATGCCCTCGCCGCGCGATCCCTCCCCGTCGACCACGGCCGCGGCGCCTACATCGTCCTCACCGCGCCCGGCGTCGCCGTCCAGGACTTCTGCCGCGCCGCCTGCGGCTTCCACTACTTCACCTTCCCTTCCCTCGTCGGCCACACGCTGCCCTACGCCTGGGTCGGCCACAGCGGCAAGCAGTGCCCCGACGTCTGCGCTTACCCCTTCGCCGTGCCGACCTACATGGCCGGCAGCGTCGGGGCCATGAGCCCGCCCAACGGCGACGTCGGCGTCGACGGCATGGTCAGCGTGCTAGCGCACGAGATGGCGGAGCTCTCCACCAACCCGCTGATTAACGCGTGGTACGCCGGCGAGGACCCGACGGCGCCCACTGAGATCGCCGACCTCTGCGAAGGCGTCTACGgcaccggcggcggcggcggctacACGGGGCAAGTGAGCAAGGACGAGATGGGACGGAGCTATAACCTAAACGGACGAAATGGGCGGAAATTTTTGGTGCAGTGGATTTGGAGCCCGATCGCAAAGGCCTGTAGAGGACCCAACGCCATGGATTAA